A single window of Bombyx mori chromosome 17, ASM3026992v2 DNA harbors:
- the LOC101739965 gene encoding small ribosomal subunit protein uS7m: MSNVLIFFYRRLKNSSFNSSTRTLSKLQIRNYAKATSFPDYYQNPIFRKEDQVKLIADSDLKNRATVPVKPPTVSETSSVYFDPLVNKVINHVMEKGNKRLARQLVEKAFENIKRKQIERYHLASTPEEKAKIELNPKDILYKAVENCKPLLQLQPIKRGGITYQVPGPITEKRSLFLAIKWLLETTDEKERTVHFPEQFAWELLEASNNTGKVVKRKQDLHRQCEANRAYAHYRWQ; this comes from the exons atgtctaatgtactaatttttttttatcgacggTTAAAAAACTCCAGCTTCAATTCATCTACAAG AACACTATCAAAACTCCAAATTCGAAATTATGCGAAGGCGACAAGCTTTCCAGACTATTATCAAAATCCAATATTTAGAAAAGAAGATCAAGTGAAACTCATTGCAGATTCGGATTTGAAGAACCGAGCAACTGTACCTGTGAAGCCACCTACGGTTTCTGAAACGTCTTCCGTTTACTTTGATCCTCTcgttaa taaagtCATCAACCATGTGATGGAAAAAGGTAACAAACGATTGGCTCGTCAACTCGTTGAGAAAGCATTCGAAAATATCAAAAGGAAACAAATTGAACGATACCATTTGGCTTCTACACCAGAAGAAAAAGCCAAAATAGAGTTAAATCCTAAGGACATTTTATATAAAGCCGTTGAAAATTGCAAACCATTGTTACAATTACAGCCCATCAAGAGGGGTGGTATCACATACCAg GTGCCTGGACCAATCACTGAAAAAAGATCATTATTTTTAGcaattaaatggttactagagaCAACAGATGAAAAAGAAAGAACTGTTCATTTCCCTGAGCAGTTTGCTTGGGAACTCCTTGAAGCTTCAAACAATACTGGCAAAGTTGTAAAGAGAAAACAAGATTTACATCGGCAATGTGAAGCTAACAGAGCATATGCGCACTACAGGTGGCAATAA
- the RPA43_N gene encoding RPA43_N protein, which translates to MSKIIKFDLRELKQLANDKNSCLVVKKITQNLALQPWCLGNIKESITNLLDYKVGKFDKELNGVLVSYKNPCILQNVGTIRNDNADIHFQVQADYFIFQPYIGAKLTGLVNKKCSTHLSVLVHRVFNVVIPQPTEEPGDKWIGFSVKEGQEVTFRIAALDLYGALPYIRGELDERSLKLENYEIDDDIEVSQPLNVPYVIFDKTKPSVK; encoded by the exons ATGTctaaaatcataaaatttgaCCTACGAGAGTTAAAACAGTTGGCAAACGACAAAAATTCTTGTTTGGTTGTAAAAAAGATTACACAAAATCTGGCTTTACAGCCATGGTGCCTTGGAAATATTAAAGAATCTATAACAAACTTATTAGATTATAAAGTTGGTAAATTTGATAAAGA GTTGAACGGTGTCTTAGTAAGCTATAAAAATCCTTGTATACTTCAGAATGTTGGCACTATACGCAATGATAATGCGGATATACATTTCCAAGTTCAAGCGGATTACTTCATATTTCAACCATACATAGGTGCAAAATTAACTGGTTTAGTTAACAAAAAGTGTTCCACACATTTAAGTGTCCTAGTACATAG AGTTTTTAATGTGGTCATACCACAGCCAACAGAAGAGCCTGGAGACAAGTGGATCGGATTTAGTGTTAAAGAGGGCCAAGAGGTCACTTTTAGAATTGCTGCCTTAGACCTTTACGGAGCTCTTCCTTACATTAGAGGTGAATTAGATGAGAG GAGTCTAAAACTAGAAAACTATGAAATTGATGACGATATTGAAGTTTCTCAACCATTAAATGTACCTTATGTGATTTTTGATAAAACTAAGCCTagtgtaaaataa